The genomic DNA ACGTCTGATTCAATATAAAGAATTTACCGGCGCCGTCTTTAACCAGCAGGAATTTATTATTCCCCAGTTTTTGTATAAGAGGCTAAAATAATACCATGAATAAACAAATCGATTTGGGATTTCGGATTTCGGATTTCGGAATAAATGGTGCAAAAGCACTGTTTGTTTTCGGACTTCTGGTGGTCTGGTGTTTTTTTTCCTTGACCGGTTGTGCAAACCAGATCGTTCAAGGGGAAAAGGAAACTAAAGGGATAGTCAAGGAAGAGTTGCCTAAAAAAGGGAATGTCTCCCGGAGTGTAAAGCCCCCGGACCCCGGCCTGACCCCCAGAGAAGACCGGAAAGTGCCCGATGAAAAAGAACGGCTCGGTAATGAACTGGAACGGGCCGTAACCGAGCTGAAAGCAAATGTGTTAACACTGAAGAGGAAATTGGACGAAGATGTGGCTCAAAACGCCGCCTTGTTTAAGAAAGATCCACCGGAATATAAAATTAGATCGGGAGATGTCATAGAGATTATTTATCATATGTTGTATGAAGAAAATCCGGCTGAGTATCTCTTAGAGGTCCAGGATTCCGTTAAGATAGAATTTTTTAATCAGCCGGATATGAATCGAACTGTCAGTATAAGATCGGATGGGAAGGTTACTCTGCCGTTAATAGGGGATATTCCGGCAGCCGGTTTATCTTCTTCACAGCTTGAACAGGAAATCATTAAACGATACAAAAAATATCTTATAGATCCCAATATCGCGATTTATCTGGAACGATTTAATGTGAAGATCGACGAGCTTAAAAAAGCCATTACCACGGCTCCGAGAGGCCAAAGTAAAATTTCCCCGGTCCGGCCGGATGGGCGCACTTCTTTTCCCTTTATCGGGGACATCAAGGTGGCCGGGCTGACCGTCGAAGAGGTCCGCAAGATCATCAATGAAAAATACCGTCTTTATGTCCGAAATCTGGAGGTCACGGTGGTGATCGAACGGGTGGTGAATCCGACCATTTTCGTCAGTGGCGAAGTCAATGGTCCCGGAGATCTAACCATTACCGGACCTTTGTATTTATCCCAGGTCATCAGCCGGGCCAAAGGCTTGACCCCCACGGCAGACGGGAAACATGTTATGGTGATCAGGCGGTTTGGAGTCAGTAAGCCCGTGGTATTTCATGCTGACCTGGATGCCGTCTTGATTAAGGGGGATATCAGTAAGGATGTTATACTGACCGAAGATGATATGGTTTATGTGCCCCGGGCTTCCCGGCACCGCTTCTTTATTTGCGGGGAGGTGAATGTTTCGGGAGTGTATCCGATTTTCCCCGAAGAGCCCTTGACTTTGTCACAGGCCATCTCCATGGCCAATGGGATCAGGATGACGGCCGCCCTGGACAGTGTGATGATTTTGAGAAGGCCTGAAGGCAAAAACCCCCAGGCTTTCCGGGTTAATTTCAAAGAAGTACTGGCGAACGGGGATATGAGTCAGGATATTCTCATTCAAAAAAACGATGTTATTTTTGTACCGAAAACCTTTATTACCAAAGTGGATGAGTTTATTGAACAGTGGTTTACCCGTGGGATTTATTCCATGTTCCCGGCCGGTTCAACTCTGGATTTTATCATCGACCTGGATACGGTAAGGAATCTTAATAAACGAACCTATGGCTTTTAAAAAGGAGTGACAACACTTGGTTAAAACTCAGACAAAAGGGCCAACCTTTCGGGATTTTTTGCGGATTATTTTTGCCCAAAAAACGGTAATCATCGCTACCTTTCTGGGCGTAACCTTGCTGGCATTGATTATCAGCCTGCTCACACCGCCGAAATATGAAACAGCCACTAAAATATTGGCCAAAGAACGTAAAGTAGAAAATCCCCTGGAACTTAAAAATTATTTTGACGTCCGGACCGAAAGGGTGGCTTTCCTTCAGTCCCAGATGGAAATTATCCAAAGCGATGAAGTGGCCAGGAGGGTGATTAAGAAACTGACCTCCCCCCAGAAGGAACCCAATATAAAGGAAATTAAGGCCATCCAACCGAATATCAAGGTGTTGTCTCCCAAAGGGTTTGATATAACCAGTTCCGATATCTTATTCATCCAATACACGGATAAAAATCCGGTCAGGGCAGCCGACGCAGCCAACGCCCTGACCGATGAATATATTAATTATACCTACGAACTAAAAGGTAAATCCTCCAAGCAGACCATTGAGTTTCTGGAAAACCATTCTAAGACCACCCTGGACAAAATGAAGGCCGCCGAGGAACAGGTGAAAAATTTTGAAGGAAAAGCCGGCCCTGATCTGGCTTTTTTAATTGCTACGGTTAAAACCAAGGGTGCCAATAACGAATTGATAACCTATAACACCAATTACGTGAATGCCAAGGCCGCCTTAAAGGAAACCGAAAGCTATTTAAATCAATTGAGGGCCTTATTGCGCAAGGGGACCGTTCCCAATAAATTGATCAGGGAAAATCCCGTCTTGAGTTCCATTAAGGATAATATCACTAAATTACAAAATCAATTGGCCAACCTGAGGTCCCAGTATACCGATCAGTATCCGAGAAACATGATGCTGATTAAAGAGATCGAGTCCAATAAGAAAATATTAAAGCAGGAACTGGATGCGGACCTTGATGGTCGTTCCGTGGATGTTATGGCTCTTGACGCCCGGATTAAATCCCTAAAGGAAACAGTGGATCACTATACGAT from Deltaproteobacteria bacterium includes the following:
- a CDS encoding polysaccharide biosynthesis/export family protein, with product MNKQIDLGFRISDFGINGAKALFVFGLLVVWCFFSLTGCANQIVQGEKETKGIVKEELPKKGNVSRSVKPPDPGLTPREDRKVPDEKERLGNELERAVTELKANVLTLKRKLDEDVAQNAALFKKDPPEYKIRSGDVIEIIYHMLYEENPAEYLLEVQDSVKIEFFNQPDMNRTVSIRSDGKVTLPLIGDIPAAGLSSSQLEQEIIKRYKKYLIDPNIAIYLERFNVKIDELKKAITTAPRGQSKISPVRPDGRTSFPFIGDIKVAGLTVEEVRKIINEKYRLYVRNLEVTVVIERVVNPTIFVSGEVNGPGDLTITGPLYLSQVISRAKGLTPTADGKHVMVIRRFGVSKPVVFHADLDAVLIKGDISKDVILTEDDMVYVPRASRHRFFICGEVNVSGVYPIFPEEPLTLSQAISMANGIRMTAALDSVMILRRPEGKNPQAFRVNFKEVLANGDMSQDILIQKNDVIFVPKTFITKVDEFIEQWFTRGIYSMFPAGSTLDFIIDLDTVRNLNKRTYGF